The proteins below come from a single Necator americanus strain Aroian chromosome V, whole genome shotgun sequence genomic window:
- a CDS encoding hypothetical protein (NECATOR_CHRV.G20008.T1), whose translation MADRRLIADQRRPCACTKMRVDSVNGLPVSAEPGPAHDILVSRTSVSPKACNQVTGRWFGERRVEVLVELASSSVLQRTSTLSNNLRQNRTSAYEKMWSNAGFDYFRRLRSNIKLRRRSRSFLYGPGEVLSRRSCLHAISTPKLVQEERLRNFTSGLTAFNGMNRRRGSPSSSLRLRPYMRTSEHEQFHKPFSLCTLESPDGGYRNEVDYIIASKRFYPTDIAVVPKFYTGSDHTLLRERFSFIRRAEKAAKFRERNPRTTINWDLFGTLAGFWQDSAMDNIDEE comes from the exons ATGGCGGATAGgaggctaatcgcggaccaaagacgaccttgtgcttgcacAAAGATGCGGGTGGATTCAGTgaatggactccctgtttctgctgagcctgGACCggctcatgacatccttgtatcccgcacgtcagtctcgccaaaagcctgcaatcaagtgactgggagatGGTTTGGAG AAAGAagagtagaggtgttggtggagttggcgtcctcgtcagtactgcaaagaacatcgactctttcgaacaacttacgacagAATCGGACATCTGCgtatgagaagatgtggtccaacgcaGGGTTTGACTattttcgtcgcttacgctccaacatcaagctacgaagaagaagtcgaagctttctatatggacctggagaagttctgtcaagaagatcatgccttcatgcgatttcaacgccaaaattggtccaagaagaacgcctgaggaattTCACATCGGGACTCACGGccttcaatggaatgaacaggaggagaggctctccgagttcttCATTACGACTACGACCATATATGAGAACTTCAGAACATGAGCAATTCCACAAGCCCTTTTCTCTATGTACGTTGGAGTCACCCgatggagggtaccgtaatgaagtAGACTACATCATCGCCAGTAAAAGGTTCTACCCGACGGAcatcgctgttgtaccaaagttctatacgggatcggaccatacCCTCCTCCgagaaagattttccttcataaggagagcagagaaagccgccaagttcagagagagaaatcccaggactaccatcaactgggatctcttcggtacgctagccggcttttggcaagattccgcaatggacaacattgaCGAGGAATGA